From a region of the Deinococcus terrestris genome:
- the ftsY gene encoding signal recognition particle-docking protein FtsY — MSWLDRLRQGLSKTRQQINDTAGNLGTDLRETLTTRLDSIEDLEYALIAADVGRAATEEILSDIRASNKSNLQDALMEALTLQLEPDLRRAQFRQLGFTPDARRTVVDPRGHVVMVVGVNGVGKTTTIAKLGEYYLGRGRSVMFAAGDTFRAAAGAQLGVWGERLGIPVVQGPEGGDPAAVAYDAAAARAARGTDLLFVDTAGRLHTKHNLMEELKKVRRVIDKADPGEPADVWLVLDAVTGQNGLAQAKKFHEATPLTGVIVTKLDGTAKGGILVPIVRELGVPIKFIGVGEGAHDLQPFNPQEFVRALFDVDVPRD, encoded by the coding sequence ATGAGTTGGCTAGACCGCCTGCGCCAGGGCCTGAGCAAGACCCGGCAGCAGATCAACGACACCGCCGGGAACCTCGGCACCGACCTCCGCGAGACCCTGACCACCCGCCTCGACAGCATCGAGGACCTCGAATACGCCCTGATCGCCGCCGACGTGGGCCGCGCCGCCACCGAGGAAATCCTCTCGGACATCCGCGCGAGCAACAAATCCAACCTGCAAGACGCGCTGATGGAGGCGCTGACCCTGCAACTCGAACCCGACTTGCGCCGGGCGCAGTTCCGGCAGCTCGGTTTCACGCCCGACGCCCGCCGCACCGTCGTGGACCCGCGCGGGCACGTGGTCATGGTGGTGGGGGTCAACGGGGTGGGCAAGACCACCACCATCGCCAAGCTGGGCGAGTACTACCTCGGGCGGGGCCGCAGCGTGATGTTCGCCGCCGGGGACACCTTCCGCGCGGCGGCGGGAGCACAGCTCGGCGTGTGGGGCGAGCGCCTGGGCATCCCGGTCGTGCAGGGGCCAGAGGGTGGGGACCCCGCTGCCGTCGCCTATGACGCTGCCGCCGCCCGCGCCGCGCGGGGCACCGACCTGCTGTTCGTGGACACCGCCGGGCGGCTGCACACCAAGCACAACCTGATGGAAGAGCTGAAAAAGGTCCGCCGTGTCATCGACAAGGCCGACCCCGGCGAACCTGCCGACGTGTGGCTGGTGCTGGACGCCGTGACCGGGCAAAACGGCCTCGCGCAGGCCAAGAAGTTCCACGAGGCCACGCCGCTCACCGGGGTCATCGTGACCAAGCTCGACGGCACGGCCAAGGGCGGCATCCTGGTCCCCATCGTCCGGGAACTCGGCGTGCCCATCAAGTTCATCGGGGTGGGGGAGGGGGCGCACGACCTCCAGCCCTTCAATCCGCAGGAGTTCGTGCGGGCGCTGTTCGATGTGGACGTGCCGAGGGACTGA
- the hisB gene encoding imidazoleglycerol-phosphate dehydratase HisB gives MPAHRTAAVTRTTGETDLTVTLNLDSPAYDAPATGHPFFDHMLDALARHSRLGLSVKGQGDLHVEPHHLIEDTGITLGQALTQALGDRRGTERYGSAFVPMDETLAHVVVDLSGRAHLAFEPETLDVWGTAGGMTHYHLREFLRGFCNHGGVTLHVRLLAGREAHHVIEAVMKALARALRDAVRVTSDDLASTKGVL, from the coding sequence ATGCCCGCCCACCGCACCGCTGCCGTGACCCGCACGACGGGGGAAACCGACCTCACGGTCACGCTGAACCTCGACTCGCCCGCCTACGACGCCCCCGCGACCGGGCACCCCTTTTTCGACCACATGCTCGACGCGCTGGCCCGGCACTCGCGCCTGGGCCTGAGCGTCAAGGGTCAGGGCGACCTGCACGTCGAGCCGCATCACCTGATCGAGGACACCGGCATCACGCTGGGGCAGGCGCTCACCCAGGCGCTGGGGGACCGCCGGGGCACCGAGCGCTACGGGTCGGCCTTCGTGCCCATGGACGAGACGCTGGCGCACGTGGTCGTGGACCTCTCGGGGCGGGCGCACCTCGCCTTCGAGCCGGAGACGCTGGACGTGTGGGGCACGGCGGGCGGCATGACCCACTACCACCTGCGCGAGTTCCTGCGGGGGTTCTGTAATCACGGCGGCGTGACCCTGCACGTGCGCCTGCTCGCGGGCCGCGAGGCCCACCACGTCATCGAGGCGGTCATGAAGGCGCTGGCGCGGGCGTTGCGCGACGCGGTGCGGGTCACGTCAGACGACCTCGCCTCCACGAAAGGAGTCCTGTGA
- the hisH gene encoding imidazole glycerol phosphate synthase subunit HisH has translation MSLPEVLLLDYGAGNVRSAARALERAGMQVRVSDDPADVPHAPALVVPGQGHFRQVMEAFDRHGFHGPVTEAARGGVPLLGICVGMQMLLSGSEEAPGLPGLDLVPGTVRRFDVSPGQKVPQMGWNSLDKVGDSPLLRDLACPAYAYFVHSYYVPLDVEVDAGALTEYGVPFWSAFSAGNLHATQFHPEKSGAVGLAILERFRRYVLEGASSDQPPAASPS, from the coding sequence GTGAGCCTCCCCGAAGTCCTTCTCCTCGACTACGGCGCGGGCAATGTCCGCTCGGCCGCCCGCGCCCTGGAACGCGCCGGGATGCAGGTTCGCGTCTCCGACGACCCCGCCGACGTGCCGCACGCTCCCGCGCTGGTGGTGCCCGGTCAGGGCCACTTCCGGCAGGTCATGGAAGCCTTCGACCGCCATGGCTTTCACGGCCCGGTCACCGAGGCGGCGCGGGGCGGTGTGCCCCTGCTGGGCATCTGCGTGGGCATGCAGATGCTGCTCTCGGGGTCGGAGGAGGCGCCCGGCTTGCCGGGTCTGGACCTCGTGCCGGGCACCGTGCGCCGCTTCGATGTGTCACCCGGCCAGAAGGTCCCGCAAATGGGCTGGAACAGCCTCGACAAGGTGGGCGACTCGCCGCTCTTGCGTGACCTCGCCTGCCCCGCCTACGCCTACTTTGTCCACTCGTACTACGTGCCCCTCGACGTGGAGGTGGATGCGGGCGCCCTGACCGAGTACGGGGTTCCCTTCTGGTCGGCCTTCAGCGCGGGCAATCTGCACGCGACCCAATTCCACCCGGAAAAGAGCGGCGCGGTGGGGCTGGCGATTCTGGAGCGTTTCCGGCGGTATGTGTTGGAAGGGGCCTCCAGCGACCAGCCACCAGCGGCCAGCCCGTCCTGA
- a CDS encoding 1,4-alpha-glucan branching enzyme, with protein sequence MSAPRPPLPLDHEHLQKLVTADLVRPDHLLGAHPVTEGGVEGVRFAVWAPNAGHVSVVGDFNGWNGFDHPMQRLAFGFWGVFVPGAMPGQRYKFRVTGADGRTVDKSDPYGLHMEVRPDTASVVWQPAFEWTDSDWMAARGVGYDRPVSIYEAHVGSWARRDDGGFLNYRELAHRLADYVTWLGYTHVELLGVMEHPFDGSWGYQVTGYYAPTSRLGTPDDFAYLVNHLHERGVGVLLDWVPGHFPTDESGLARFDGAPLYEYADPRKGFHHDWNTYIFDYGRNEVVMFLIGSALKWLQDFHVDGLRVDAVASMLYLDFSRTEWVPNIHGGRENLEAIAFLKRLNEVVHHMAPGAVMVAEESTSFPGVTAPAPFGLGFDYKWAMGWMNDSLFYFEQDPLWRRHHHHKLTFFNAYRTSEKFILAISHDEVVHLKKSLVLKMPGDWYAQRAGYRAFLALMWTTPGKKLLFMGQEFAQPTEWNHDVSLPWHLAEHPDHRGVLELVRRLNGLYVGRPDLHTGDMLDEGMLWVSADDTEASVYAFVRRDPQGTAWSLVVANLTPVYRESYPVGVPQGGEYRVVLSTDDGEFGGFGTQQPDLTAHEEGWHGQTHHLRLNLPPLSVLVLEPDPA encoded by the coding sequence ATGAGTGCCCCCCGCCCGCCCCTGCCCCTCGACCACGAGCACCTGCAAAAGCTGGTCACTGCCGACCTCGTGCGGCCCGACCACCTGCTGGGGGCGCATCCGGTCACCGAAGGCGGTGTGGAGGGCGTGCGCTTCGCGGTGTGGGCGCCCAACGCCGGGCACGTCAGTGTGGTGGGCGACTTCAACGGCTGGAACGGGTTCGACCACCCCATGCAGCGCCTTGCCTTCGGCTTCTGGGGCGTGTTCGTGCCGGGAGCCATGCCAGGGCAGCGCTACAAGTTCCGGGTCACGGGCGCGGACGGGCGGACGGTGGACAAGTCCGACCCCTACGGCCTGCACATGGAGGTCCGGCCCGACACCGCCAGCGTGGTCTGGCAGCCCGCCTTCGAGTGGACCGACAGCGACTGGATGGCCGCGCGGGGCGTGGGCTATGACCGCCCGGTCAGCATCTACGAGGCTCACGTCGGCTCGTGGGCGCGGCGGGACGACGGCGGCTTCCTGAACTACCGCGAGCTGGCGCACCGGCTGGCCGACTACGTGACGTGGCTGGGCTACACCCACGTCGAGCTGTTGGGCGTGATGGAGCATCCCTTCGACGGGTCGTGGGGCTATCAGGTGACCGGCTACTACGCCCCGACCAGCCGCCTGGGCACGCCCGACGACTTCGCGTACCTCGTCAACCACCTGCATGAGCGGGGGGTCGGCGTCCTGCTCGACTGGGTGCCGGGGCATTTTCCTACCGACGAGTCGGGCCTGGCCCGCTTCGACGGCGCCCCACTCTACGAGTACGCCGATCCCCGCAAGGGCTTTCACCACGACTGGAACACGTACATCTTCGACTACGGCCGCAACGAGGTCGTGATGTTCCTGATCGGCTCGGCGCTGAAGTGGCTTCAGGACTTCCACGTGGACGGCCTGCGGGTGGACGCGGTGGCCTCCATGCTGTACCTCGACTTCTCGCGCACCGAGTGGGTGCCCAACATTCACGGAGGGCGCGAGAATCTGGAGGCCATCGCCTTTCTCAAGCGGCTGAACGAGGTCGTGCACCACATGGCGCCCGGCGCCGTGATGGTCGCGGAGGAGAGCACCTCCTTTCCGGGTGTGACGGCCCCCGCGCCCTTCGGTCTGGGCTTTGACTATAAGTGGGCGATGGGCTGGATGAACGACAGCCTGTTCTACTTCGAGCAGGACCCGCTGTGGCGCAGGCACCACCACCACAAGCTGACCTTTTTCAATGCCTACCGCACCTCCGAGAAGTTCATCCTGGCGATCAGCCACGACGAGGTGGTGCACCTCAAGAAATCGCTGGTCCTGAAGATGCCCGGCGACTGGTACGCGCAGCGGGCGGGCTACCGCGCCTTTCTGGCGCTGATGTGGACCACGCCCGGCAAGAAACTGCTGTTCATGGGCCAAGAGTTCGCGCAGCCGACCGAGTGGAACCATGACGTATCGCTGCCCTGGCACCTCGCCGAACACCCGGACCACCGGGGCGTGCTGGAGCTGGTGCGGCGGCTCAACGGCCTGTACGTGGGGCGGCCCGACCTCCACACCGGGGACATGCTGGACGAGGGAATGCTGTGGGTGAGCGCGGACGATACAGAGGCCAGTGTGTACGCCTTTGTTCGCCGCGATCCGCAGGGCACCGCGTGGAGCCTCGTCGTCGCCAACCTCACGCCCGTCTACCGGGAAAGCTATCCAGTGGGCGTGCCCCAGGGCGGCGAGTACCGCGTGGTCCTCTCCACCGACGACGGCGAGTTCGGCGGGTTCGGTACCCAGCAGCCGGACCTGACGGCCCATGAGGAGGGCTGGCACGGGCAGACGCACCACCTGCGGCTGAACCTGCCGCCCCTGAGCGTGCTGGTGCTGGAGCCGGACCCCGCATGA
- a CDS encoding FAD:protein FMN transferase, whose product MFRRPHRLRSVYERMLGTELELQIVAGTRPQAEAAECAALDEVDRLAGMLNRFDPASEFSRWAATEGLPTPLSPELRQVLEQAELWRERSGGAFHPGADALGALWAAAAAKGERPDPQALANVIAALRSPLWTLHPDGTATRHGSLTFGLNALAKGFIVDRAAETAYGAPGVRAVLVNVGGDLRTLGGRGLTVAVADPFTARDDAPPLARVRVRDGALATSGGAHRGYRIGPAWHSHLLDPRSGQPVSEVPGVTVTAPDCLTADALATVLSVLDVGAGLTLVDATPGAAALLVTREGKRHASGRWGKG is encoded by the coding sequence ATGTTCCGGCGACCCCACCGCCTCCGCAGCGTCTACGAGCGGATGCTGGGCACCGAGCTGGAACTCCAGATTGTCGCGGGCACCCGCCCCCAGGCTGAGGCCGCCGAATGCGCCGCGCTGGACGAGGTGGACCGACTCGCGGGGATGCTCAACCGCTTTGACCCGGCGAGCGAGTTCTCACGCTGGGCGGCGACCGAGGGGCTTCCCACTCCCCTCAGCCCGGAGTTGCGGCAGGTGCTGGAGCAGGCCGAGCTCTGGCGGGAACGCTCGGGCGGGGCCTTTCACCCCGGCGCGGACGCTCTGGGGGCGCTGTGGGCGGCGGCGGCGGCGAAGGGCGAGCGGCCCGACCCCCAGGCCCTGGCGAACGTGATCGCCGCCCTGCGCTCGCCGCTGTGGACCCTGCACCCGGACGGCACGGCGACCCGGCACGGCTCCCTGACTTTTGGCCTCAATGCGCTTGCCAAAGGCTTCATCGTGGACCGGGCGGCGGAGACGGCGTACGGCGCTCCGGGCGTGCGGGCGGTGCTCGTCAACGTGGGCGGCGACCTGCGGACCCTGGGGGGGCGGGGGCTGACGGTGGCGGTGGCCGACCCCTTTACCGCCCGCGACGACGCGCCGCCCCTGGCACGGGTCAGGGTGAGGGATGGAGCACTCGCCACCAGCGGCGGGGCACACCGGGGCTACCGCATCGGCCCGGCGTGGCACTCGCACCTGCTCGACCCCCGCAGCGGCCAACCCGTGTCGGAGGTGCCCGGCGTGACCGTCACCGCCCCCGACTGCCTGACCGCCGACGCCCTCGCCACCGTCCTGAGCGTGCTGGACGTGGGCGCGGGCCTCACCCTCGTGGACGCCACGCCGGGCGCCGCCGCCCTGCTGGTGACGCGGGAGGGGAAGCGGCACGCGAGCGGGCGCTGGGGGAAGGGATAA
- a CDS encoding DUF2271 domain-containing protein, translating to MSTLPPDPTPADTRRSFLGKLAAAGAVLTLGRFFPAGAAAATPAWVKGMALDITFSVATAASGRVKRPYVAVWIEDSAGKPVRTLSLWVQTTGRGPRWIPDLRRWYRGNSDLLDTVSSATRNPGTYAVAWDGKTDRGAVAPRGDYYVCIESAREHGPYSLVREKVTLGASAFKKDLGTDGDIGAARVSYARA from the coding sequence ATGTCCACCCTGCCCCCTGACCCCACTCCCGCCGACACCCGCCGTTCCTTTCTGGGCAAGCTCGCCGCTGCGGGCGCGGTGTTGACCCTGGGCCGCTTCTTTCCGGCGGGAGCCGCCGCCGCGACGCCCGCGTGGGTGAAAGGCATGGCCCTGGACATCACCTTCAGCGTGGCGACGGCGGCGAGCGGGCGGGTCAAGCGGCCCTACGTGGCCGTGTGGATCGAGGATTCGGCGGGGAAACCCGTAAGGACCCTGAGCCTGTGGGTGCAGACCACCGGGCGCGGGCCGCGCTGGATTCCCGACCTGCGGCGCTGGTACCGGGGCAACTCGGACCTGCTGGACACCGTGAGCAGCGCTACGCGCAACCCCGGCACTTACGCGGTCGCCTGGGACGGCAAGACCGACCGGGGGGCGGTCGCTCCGCGTGGCGACTATTACGTCTGTATAGAATCAGCCCGCGAACACGGCCCCTACAGCCTGGTGCGCGAGAAGGTCACCCTGGGCGCGAGTGCGTTTAAAAAGGACCTGGGCACCGACGGCGACATCGGGGCGGCGCGTGTCTCTTACGCCAGGGCCTGA
- a CDS encoding PepSY-associated TM helix domain-containing protein, translating into MSLTPGPEAASARPAPRPRSAKARANAWARTLHTYTSMISLLAVLFFAVTGVTLNHPDWAFGSAETRREVTGTLPAGWIQGGEVNWLTVAEELRARHGLRGRAGDTRVDETEASLSFKAPGYGADAFIDTATGQYTLTVDAQGAVAVLNDLHRGRDSGRAWAWLIDVSGALLALVAVTGLVILLYLKKTRGKALAVMLGGTVLTGLLMWRAMG; encoded by the coding sequence GTGTCTCTTACGCCAGGGCCTGAAGCCGCCTCCGCCCGCCCCGCCCCGCGTCCGCGCTCGGCCAAGGCCCGCGCCAACGCCTGGGCACGCACCCTGCACACCTACACTTCCATGATCAGCCTGCTCGCGGTGCTGTTTTTCGCGGTCACCGGGGTCACGCTCAACCACCCCGACTGGGCTTTCGGGAGTGCCGAGACGCGCCGCGAGGTCACGGGTACCCTCCCGGCAGGCTGGATTCAAGGCGGGGAGGTGAACTGGCTGACCGTCGCGGAGGAACTGCGGGCACGCCACGGCTTGCGCGGTCGGGCGGGGGACACACGGGTGGACGAGACGGAGGCCAGCCTCAGCTTCAAGGCCCCCGGCTACGGGGCGGATGCCTTTATCGATACGGCGACCGGGCAGTACACCCTCACGGTGGACGCCCAGGGGGCGGTGGCGGTCCTCAACGACCTGCACCGGGGCCGCGACTCCGGGCGGGCCTGGGCGTGGCTGATTGACGTGAGCGGCGCCTTGCTGGCGCTGGTGGCCGTGACCGGGCTGGTGATTCTCCTGTACCTCAAGAAGACGCGCGGCAAGGCCCTCGCGGTGATGCTGGGCGGCACCGTGCTCACCGGGCTGCTGATGTGGCGGGCGATGGGCTAG
- a CDS encoding class I SAM-dependent methyltransferase, with protein MPDRPRPELPPEAFRRVDETPDERFYAQPRFVTHIDDAAIAAVTGLYREYFPPGGHILDLMSSWVSHLPPEVEYAGVTGVGLNRAELERNPRLTRRVVQNLNTDPRLPFKTASFDGCGICVSIDYLTDPVIVLREVGRVLKPGAPVVITFSNRCFPTKAVAVWHALDDAGHVALVEELLRMAGNFRDIVGLDRSPRPGRSDPLYAVVGRAAHAEG; from the coding sequence ATGCCCGACCGCCCCCGACCCGAATTGCCGCCCGAAGCCTTCCGCCGGGTGGACGAGACGCCCGACGAGCGCTTCTACGCCCAGCCCCGCTTCGTGACCCACATCGACGACGCGGCGATTGCCGCCGTCACGGGGCTCTACCGCGAATACTTCCCGCCCGGCGGCCACATCCTCGACCTGATGAGTTCCTGGGTCAGTCACCTCCCGCCTGAGGTCGAGTATGCGGGCGTGACCGGAGTGGGCCTCAACCGCGCCGAACTGGAGCGCAATCCCCGGCTGACGCGGCGGGTGGTGCAGAACCTCAACACGGACCCCAGGCTGCCCTTCAAGACGGCGAGTTTTGACGGCTGTGGCATCTGCGTCTCCATTGACTACCTCACCGACCCGGTGATTGTGCTGCGCGAGGTCGGGCGGGTGCTGAAGCCGGGAGCGCCAGTAGTCATCACCTTTTCCAACCGCTGCTTTCCGACCAAGGCGGTCGCGGTCTGGCACGCGCTGGACGACGCCGGGCACGTCGCGCTCGTGGAGGAGTTGCTGCGAATGGCGGGGAACTTCCGGGACATCGTAGGGCTGGACCGCAGTCCCCGGCCGGGGCGCTCGGACCCGCTGTACGCGGTGGTGGGGCGGGCCGCACACGCGGAGGGCTAG
- the trpE gene encoding anthranilate synthase component I yields the protein MTQTHPKPLAVAVQELNADLDTPVTAYLKVARGEAVSFLLESVEAGEKLGRYSFIGVGEAGRFTYRTGRVTSSGVFGSFDGPETDPLARLYAAATRPAPLPEGLPAFIGGAVGYAAYDVVRAYERLPDGNPNELNVPDALFVAPRGMVIFDHLRHRLTVVATAEAQADADAVVADLAARLRGPLSDVPGRDPASAPHFTSNFTPEGFMDAVERALEYIRAGDIFQVVPSQRFSAELGDLHPFALYRALRRVNPSPYLGYLALGDVTLVASSPESLLRSDGHALVTRPIAGTRRRGETPEQDDRLAAELLADEKERAEHLMLLDLGRNDLGRVSRYGTVRVEGAYSVERYSHVMHIVSTVTGELREGQTPLHALASVLPMGTVSGAPKIRAMEIIDELEPVRRGPYGGAFGYIALDGSLDMALTLRTMVITNGRVHIQAGAGVVADSDPASEEAETRGKAAALMRAVELAAGGL from the coding sequence ATGACCCAGACGCATCCCAAACCCCTCGCCGTCGCCGTGCAGGAGCTCAACGCCGACCTCGACACGCCCGTCACCGCCTACCTCAAGGTGGCGCGGGGGGAGGCGGTCAGCTTCCTGCTGGAGAGCGTGGAGGCGGGCGAGAAACTGGGCCGCTATTCCTTCATCGGAGTGGGGGAGGCGGGGCGCTTCACGTACCGGACCGGGCGGGTGACGAGTTCAGGCGTGTTCGGCAGCTTTGACGGCCCCGAAACCGACCCCCTCGCCCGGCTGTATGCGGCGGCGACCCGGCCCGCGCCGCTGCCCGAGGGGCTGCCCGCCTTTATCGGTGGCGCGGTGGGCTACGCGGCCTACGACGTGGTACGGGCCTACGAGCGATTGCCGGACGGAAACCCCAACGAGTTGAACGTGCCCGACGCCCTCTTCGTCGCGCCGCGCGGCATGGTGATTTTTGACCACCTGCGCCACCGCCTAACCGTGGTGGCGACCGCCGAGGCCCAGGCCGACGCCGACGCGGTGGTCGCTGACCTCGCCGCCCGGCTGCGCGGTCCCCTCTCCGACGTGCCCGGCCGCGACCCGGCCTCCGCGCCCCATTTCACCAGCAACTTCACCCCGGAAGGCTTCATGGACGCGGTAGAGCGGGCACTGGAATACATCCGCGCCGGGGACATCTTTCAGGTCGTGCCCTCGCAGCGGTTCAGTGCGGAGTTGGGCGACCTGCACCCCTTCGCCCTCTACCGTGCCCTGCGGCGGGTGAACCCCAGCCCGTACTTGGGCTACCTCGCGCTGGGGGACGTGACGCTGGTGGCCTCCAGCCCCGAGAGCCTGCTGCGCTCGGACGGCCACGCGCTCGTCACCCGGCCCATCGCCGGGACGCGGCGGCGCGGCGAGACGCCGGAGCAGGACGACCGCCTGGCTGCCGAACTCCTCGCCGACGAGAAGGAGCGGGCCGAGCACCTGATGCTCCTCGACCTCGGGCGCAACGACCTCGGGCGGGTCAGCCGCTACGGGACGGTGCGGGTGGAGGGGGCCTACTCGGTCGAGCGCTACAGCCACGTCATGCACATCGTCTCGACCGTGACGGGCGAGTTGAGGGAGGGGCAGACGCCGCTGCACGCCCTGGCTTCCGTCCTGCCGATGGGCACGGTGTCGGGAGCGCCCAAGATTCGCGCGATGGAGATCATTGACGAACTCGAACCTGTGCGCCGGGGGCCGTATGGGGGGGCCTTCGGCTATATCGCCCTCGATGGAAGCCTCGACATGGCCCTCACCCTGCGGACGATGGTGATTACAAATGGGAGGGTTCACATTCAGGCCGGGGCGGGCGTGGTGGCCGACAGCGACCCCGCGAGCGAGGAGGCCGAGACACGGGGCAAGGCAGCGGCGCTGATGCGGGCCGTCGAGTTGGCGGCGGGCGGGCTATGA
- a CDS encoding anthranilate synthase component II produces MTFNFPLSVLLIDNYDSFTYNLVQSLGELGCEVTVWRNDAFTLDDVWALNPDAIVVSPGPCTPREAGQSVAVIRELGPQFPTLGVCLGHQSIGEAFGARVERARRPVHGKTSPVRHEGTGLFAGLPEEVPVTRYHSLVVRDLPPELVPVAWTTDPEEEVLMALRHRDYPVYGVQFHPESVATEGGMALLANFLTLVREYRAGAEVNA; encoded by the coding sequence GTGACATTCAACTTCCCCCTGTCCGTCCTGCTGATCGACAACTACGACTCTTTCACCTACAACCTCGTCCAGTCCCTCGGGGAGCTGGGGTGCGAGGTCACCGTATGGCGCAACGATGCCTTCACGCTGGACGACGTGTGGGCGCTGAATCCCGACGCCATCGTCGTGTCGCCCGGTCCCTGCACTCCGCGCGAGGCGGGGCAGAGCGTGGCCGTCATCCGTGAACTGGGGCCGCAATTCCCCACCCTCGGCGTATGCCTGGGGCACCAGAGCATCGGGGAGGCGTTCGGGGCGCGGGTCGAGCGGGCGCGGCGGCCCGTGCACGGCAAGACCAGCCCGGTGCGGCATGAGGGCACGGGCCTCTTCGCGGGGTTGCCGGAGGAGGTGCCCGTCACCCGCTACCATTCGCTGGTGGTCCGTGACCTGCCCCCCGAACTCGTGCCCGTCGCCTGGACGACCGACCCCGAAGAGGAGGTGCTGATGGCCCTGCGCCACCGCGACTACCCGGTCTACGGGGTGCAGTTTCACCCCGAGTCGGTCGCCACCGAGGGCGGGATGGCCCTGCTCGCCAACTTCCTGACGCTGGTGCGGGAATACCGGGCCGGGGCGGAGGTGAACGCGTGA
- the trpD gene encoding anthranilate phosphoribosyltransferase, whose product MNGEALPQADAAAFMREVMEGSVSGVRLAAALAALRVRGETPEEIAGFAQAMRENAVQVQVEPRDVLLDVVGTGGDGAHTFNISTTTAFVVAAAGVPVAKHGNRAASSRAGSADVLEALGVNLDAPPEVVADGINGLGIGFMFARNYHPALRHAAPVRAELAARTVFNILGPLSNPAGATHLVVGVYRPELTHTLAEVLRLLGAKGATVVYGDGLDEFTVCGPNTVTGLRDGEVIDRVVPAAEAGVEEHSRAAIVGGSPSENAEITRSLLTGGGTPAQRDIVALNVGAALRTAGRVASIREGVAQAREVMASGAAWDLLQRYAAHTRQ is encoded by the coding sequence ATGAACGGCGAGGCCCTGCCTCAGGCCGACGCCGCCGCCTTCATGCGCGAGGTGATGGAGGGCAGCGTGAGCGGGGTGCGCCTCGCCGCCGCCCTGGCCGCCCTGCGCGTGCGCGGCGAGACGCCGGAGGAAATCGCGGGCTTCGCGCAGGCGATGCGGGAAAACGCCGTCCAGGTGCAGGTCGAACCCCGCGACGTGCTGCTGGACGTGGTGGGCACGGGCGGCGACGGGGCGCATACCTTCAACATCTCCACGACGACCGCCTTCGTGGTGGCCGCCGCCGGGGTCCCGGTCGCCAAGCACGGCAACCGCGCCGCGAGCAGCCGGGCTGGAAGCGCGGACGTGCTTGAAGCGTTGGGCGTCAACCTCGATGCCCCACCCGAAGTCGTCGCGGACGGCATCAACGGTCTGGGCATCGGCTTCATGTTCGCCCGCAACTACCATCCGGCCCTGCGGCACGCTGCGCCCGTCCGCGCTGAACTCGCCGCCCGCACCGTCTTCAACATCCTGGGGCCGCTCTCCAACCCGGCAGGGGCCACCCACCTCGTTGTGGGGGTCTACCGCCCGGAACTGACGCACACGCTGGCCGAGGTGCTGCGGCTGCTGGGTGCGAAGGGGGCCACCGTGGTCTACGGTGACGGCCTCGACGAGTTCACCGTCTGCGGCCCGAACACGGTCACGGGGCTGCGAGACGGCGAGGTGATCGACCGGGTGGTTCCGGCGGCCGAGGCGGGCGTAGAGGAGCACTCCCGTGCGGCCATTGTGGGCGGCAGCCCCTCCGAGAACGCCGAGATTACCCGCTCTCTCCTCACGGGCGGCGGCACTCCGGCGCAGCGCGACATCGTGGCGCTGAACGTGGGCGCAGCGCTGAGGACCGCCGGACGGGTCGCCAGCATCCGCGAAGGAGTAGCACAGGCCCGCGAGGTCATGGCGAGCGGCGCGGCGTGGGACCTGCTCCAGCGGTACGCGGCGCACACGCGGCAGTAG